In Flavobacterium okayamense, a single window of DNA contains:
- a CDS encoding LytR/AlgR family response regulator transcription factor, protein MSLNTKILIVEDEILIADFIADFLKMKGFSDIEMAHKPEVAVKFFQSFEPEIVLMDINLNGENAGIELAKNTNKNASIIFLTGQNDEVLMNKALATNPETYLTKPIKEDDLMAAIKLVLLKKQLNIISIKDGYDYIKINHDDILFIKSDNNYIDIQTTSKKYSIRQSLEGFLEEIANSNFFRVHRSYIVNGSKIQKKTKSSLFIENHEIPFSKKYDFSF, encoded by the coding sequence ATGAGTTTAAATACTAAAATACTAATTGTTGAAGATGAAATATTAATTGCAGATTTTATTGCAGACTTTCTAAAAATGAAAGGTTTTTCTGATATAGAAATGGCTCATAAGCCCGAAGTTGCAGTCAAATTTTTTCAAAGCTTTGAGCCCGAAATTGTATTAATGGATATTAATTTAAATGGAGAAAATGCTGGGATTGAATTGGCAAAAAACACGAATAAAAACGCCTCAATTATTTTTCTTACAGGACAAAATGATGAGGTTTTAATGAATAAAGCATTAGCAACTAATCCAGAAACATATTTAACTAAGCCAATAAAAGAAGATGATTTAATGGCGGCAATAAAGTTGGTGCTTTTAAAGAAACAACTGAATATTATTTCAATTAAAGATGGATACGATTATATAAAAATCAATCATGATGATATTTTATTTATAAAAAGTGACAACAACTACATAGATATTCAAACTACATCAAAAAAATATTCTATTCGTCAATCATTAGAAGGTTTTTTAGAAGAAATAGCAAATTCAAATTTTTTTAGAGTACATCGTTCTTACATTGTAAATGGTTCTAAAATTCAGAAAAAAACAAAATCAAGTTTATTTATTGAAAATCATGAAATTCCATTTTCAAAAAAATACGATTTTTCTTTTTAA
- a CDS encoding tetratricopeptide repeat-containing sensor histidine kinase codes for MKRVVLLFLFLSFSIFSQKTEYNNAVVYLQNNQIEEATSSIQIAIRKAKSNKSKYHLLYSTILKYQNISDSSFYYITKAENDYRNRKIDDSLLYTYTLKTEFYRYFGERKKADTCLLNIEKFNLDKIKNKDIVAYALNRKMAIFNGYHHGSKDTLEIIKQIAKQIISLEKQINNKEIIAYTLNEVAQIEDYKGDRNKAFAKYKIALKYAQKHKLLNAEIDISYNLAALYARYRNDNKKAVEILEKLIEKVDSGSNIRQKCSFYLQIKGYYKETNQIKKALYAADKVYKYTQDINNQEVYFKLNKLEKKYDLAEKEKQIQENENKIKIQNLEIENSSKKFWLVFIIFILVTIGILTLTYFFKREKKSNNELRILSAENEFLLSEASHRINNNLQLILILIKNQQEKLNNTEKIEFEKILKKINSIATLHKQLYKSKNKQQIDLRNYLFDVHFSFSDIFNENKIQSNISAVSILVKIDYALYFGLILTELYINSIKHAFTDQEKKEINFILKVEENQIQFYYKDNGNSILTKTIPKPKLIHQLCRQLEVDCCIENKSGFQFTFTKSL; via the coding sequence ATGAAGAGAGTAGTTTTACTTTTCTTGTTTTTATCTTTTTCAATTTTCTCTCAAAAAACTGAATACAATAACGCTGTTGTTTATTTACAAAACAATCAAATAGAAGAGGCTACATCATCTATTCAAATTGCAATTCGTAAAGCCAAAAGTAATAAATCTAAATACCATCTTTTATATTCAACTATTTTGAAATATCAAAATATATCAGATTCAAGTTTTTATTATATTACTAAAGCAGAAAATGATTACCGAAACAGAAAAATTGATGATAGTTTACTTTACACATATACACTTAAAACTGAGTTTTATCGATACTTTGGTGAAAGAAAAAAAGCAGACACTTGTCTTTTAAATATTGAAAAATTCAATCTTGATAAAATTAAGAATAAAGATATTGTTGCCTATGCTTTAAACAGAAAAATGGCAATTTTTAATGGTTATCATCATGGAAGCAAAGATACTTTAGAAATTATAAAACAAATAGCGAAGCAAATTATTAGTTTAGAAAAGCAAATTAACAACAAAGAAATTATTGCTTATACCTTAAATGAAGTTGCTCAAATTGAAGATTATAAAGGTGATAGAAATAAGGCGTTTGCTAAATATAAGATAGCTTTAAAGTATGCTCAAAAACACAAATTATTAAATGCAGAAATTGATATTTCCTATAATTTGGCAGCACTTTATGCGCGATATAGAAATGATAATAAAAAAGCAGTTGAAATATTAGAAAAATTAATTGAAAAAGTTGACAGTGGATCAAACATAAGACAAAAATGTAGTTTTTATCTACAAATAAAGGGATACTATAAAGAAACAAACCAAATTAAAAAAGCATTATATGCAGCCGATAAAGTTTACAAATATACTCAAGACATTAATAATCAAGAAGTCTATTTTAAACTTAATAAGCTCGAAAAAAAATATGATTTAGCGGAAAAAGAAAAACAAATTCAAGAAAATGAAAACAAGATCAAAATTCAAAATCTTGAAATTGAAAATAGTTCAAAAAAGTTTTGGTTGGTTTTTATCATTTTTATTTTAGTAACTATCGGAATTCTTACATTGACATATTTTTTCAAAAGAGAGAAAAAATCTAATAATGAACTTCGAATTTTGTCTGCAGAAAATGAGTTTTTATTAAGTGAGGCAAGTCATAGAATTAATAATAATTTACAGTTAATTCTGATTTTAATTAAAAATCAACAAGAAAAATTAAATAATACTGAGAAAATTGAATTTGAAAAAATATTAAAAAAAATCAATTCAATTGCTACCTTGCACAAACAGCTATATAAATCTAAAAATAAGCAGCAAATAGATTTAAGAAATTATCTTTTTGATGTGCATTTTAGCTTTTCAGATATATTTAATGAAAATAAAATTCAATCAAATATAAGTGCGGTTTCAATACTTGTAAAAATCGATTATGCTTTATATTTTGGACTAATTCTAACTGAATTATATATAAATTCAATCAAACACGCTTTTACTGATCAAGAAAAAAAAGAAATTAATTTTATCTTAAAAGTTGAAGAGAATCAAATCCAATTTTATTACAAAGACAATGGAAATTCAATTTTAACTAAAACAATTCCTAAGCCCAAACTAATTCATCAACTATGCAGGCAATTAGAAGTAGATTGTTGTATAGAAAATAAAAGCGGGTTTCAGTTTACATTTACTAAATCACTATAA
- a CDS encoding DedA family protein, translating into MEDFHWTKLFNPEFYITMEINGVPIGIYMVLFIVFAETGLFAGFFLPGDSLLFLSGIYSRELVETFFYIPSDFSNVTILSLLIAAAATLGNIFGYWFGARSGQFLYEKEDSFFFKKKYLIESQVFFERHGGKAIIFARFLPIVRTFVPIIAGIVHMDKPRFMFYNVLSSILWSFALVFAGHYLYGFFQDEFGLDLKEHIEKIILILIAVTTFPLAMKAIKSRRKTKNNEEL; encoded by the coding sequence ATGGAAGATTTTCATTGGACCAAATTATTTAATCCAGAGTTTTATATAACAATGGAAATTAATGGAGTTCCTATTGGAATTTACATGGTTTTATTTATTGTATTTGCTGAGACTGGTTTGTTTGCTGGCTTTTTCTTGCCTGGAGATAGCTTACTTTTTTTGTCTGGAATTTATTCGCGCGAACTTGTTGAAACCTTTTTTTATATTCCAAGTGATTTTTCTAATGTAACTATTTTGTCACTTTTAATTGCTGCTGCTGCAACTTTAGGTAATATTTTTGGTTACTGGTTTGGTGCAAGAAGTGGTCAATTCTTATATGAAAAGGAAGATAGCTTCTTTTTTAAGAAAAAGTACTTAATTGAGTCTCAAGTTTTTTTTGAAAGACATGGCGGTAAAGCAATAATTTTTGCTCGTTTTCTTCCTATTGTTAGAACGTTTGTTCCTATAATTGCTGGAATTGTTCATATGGACAAACCGAGATTTATGTTTTATAATGTTTTGAGTTCAATTTTATGGTCTTTTGCATTAGTTTTTGCTGGACATTATTTATATGGCTTTTTCCAAGATGAATTTGGATTAGACTTAAAGGAACACATTGAAAAAATAATCTTGATTTTAATTGCTGTTACTACTTTTCCTTTAGCTATGAAAGCTATTAAATCGAGAAGGAAAACTAAGAATAATGAAGAATTATAA
- a CDS encoding dicarboxylate/amino acid:cation symporter — MKKLALHWQILLGMLFGVLFAVLLIQFDWGKEFIVDWIKPFGNIFINLLKLIAVPLILASLIKGVSDLKDISKLSQMGGRTIGLYILTTVFAVSIGLVIVNIVKPGSYISEDTRTELVGSYANDANSKIAAAENQKQAGPLQALEDIVPSNIVKAASDNGNMLQVIFFAIFFGIALILIPQEQAQPVKAFFDGFNEVILKMIDIIMLAAPYGVFALLASLIAESPSLDLFKALGMYGLSVIIGLVLMIGVYMLLVRLLAKKSPKFFFNGISPAQLLAFSTSSSAATLPVTMERVVDNLGVDDEVASFVLPIGATINMDGTSLYQAVAAVFIAQAFGMDLSLGAQLGIIATATLASIGSAAVPGAGMVMLVIVLAQAGIPEAGLALIFAIDRPLDMCRTTVNVTGDAAVSMVVAKSVDKLE; from the coding sequence ATGAAGAAATTAGCTTTACACTGGCAAATATTATTAGGAATGCTATTTGGGGTATTATTTGCAGTTTTATTGATACAATTTGATTGGGGAAAAGAATTCATTGTTGATTGGATAAAACCTTTTGGAAACATTTTTATTAATTTGTTAAAATTAATTGCGGTTCCTTTAATTTTAGCTTCGTTAATAAAAGGTGTTTCTGATTTGAAAGATATTTCGAAGCTTTCTCAAATGGGAGGAAGAACTATTGGTTTATATATTTTAACAACAGTATTTGCTGTTTCAATTGGGTTGGTAATTGTAAATATTGTAAAACCAGGAAGTTATATTTCAGAAGACACTCGAACTGAATTAGTGGGAAGCTATGCTAATGATGCAAACTCTAAAATTGCAGCGGCAGAAAATCAAAAACAAGCAGGTCCTTTACAAGCATTAGAAGATATTGTTCCTAGCAATATTGTAAAAGCAGCTTCAGATAATGGTAATATGCTTCAAGTGATCTTTTTTGCAATATTTTTTGGTATTGCCTTAATACTTATTCCACAAGAACAAGCACAGCCAGTTAAAGCCTTTTTTGATGGATTTAACGAAGTTATTCTCAAAATGATTGACATCATAATGCTAGCAGCTCCGTATGGTGTTTTTGCACTTTTAGCTTCTCTAATTGCTGAATCTCCAAGTTTAGATTTATTTAAAGCTCTTGGAATGTATGGACTTTCAGTTATTATTGGTCTAGTATTAATGATTGGCGTTTATATGCTTTTAGTTAGACTATTAGCTAAGAAGAGTCCAAAATTCTTCTTTAATGGGATTTCGCCAGCTCAACTTTTAGCATTTTCAACAAGTTCAAGTGCAGCTACTTTACCTGTAACTATGGAACGAGTAGTTGATAATTTAGGTGTAGACGATGAAGTAGCGAGTTTTGTATTGCCAATTGGCGCTACGATAAATATGGATGGAACAAGTTTGTATCAAGCAGTTGCTGCAGTTTTTATTGCACAAGCATTCGGTATGGATTTAAGTCTTGGCGCTCAACTTGGAATAATAGCAACAGCAACTTTAGCATCTATTGGTAGTGCTGCTGTTCCGGGTGCTGGTATGGTAATGTTAGTAATTGTATTAGCGCAAGCAGGAATTCCTGAAGCAGGTTTAGCTTTAATTTTTGCAATCGATAGACCATTAGATATGTGCAGAACAACTGTAAATGTTACTGGTGACGCTGCTGTTTCAATGGTTGTTGCAAAATCAGTAGATAAATTAGAATAG
- a CDS encoding GEVED domain-containing protein, with the protein MKQKLLAILLIAVTSFSFGQNGDSFWRTTSKKSNAKVVANKNVIGNPKLFELDIQKLQQKLVNLPERNSNLKTSKTIISFPNAEGKMENFQVWEQSNMDPDLAARYPEIKSYVGQGIENPSATIYFSISPLGIQTMTLYGDKEATFIEPYTTDLSSYTVYRKSDKRQAFTKFDCLVDDNLSSQIPTGANLRPNADDSKLRTFRLAMSVTGEYTAYFGGTKANALAAINNTMTRVNGVFEKDFGVRMVLISNTDAVIYTSASSDPYSPSSSMSNWNSQLQSTLTSVIGESNYDVGHLFGRDGGGGNAGCIGCVCVNGQKGSGYTSPADGVPQGDNFDIDYVAHELGHQFGANHTFSMSNEGTGANMEPGSGSTIMGYAGITSQDIQAHSDAYFHAVSIQQVTNNIKGKTCPTVTNTGNSVPTANAGSNYTIPKSTPFMLTGTGTDANGDALTYVWEQFDNASSSQTGASSAASATKTSGPNFRSYSPSTSPTRYFPQMSRVLAGATTTSGSEITVEALSSVARTLNFRFTVRDNRAGGSANNSDDMVVTVNGTAGPFSVTAPNTSVSYVGGSSQTVTWNVAGTTANGVNCANVDILLSTNGGSTWTTILASTPNDGSQAVTIPNTPSSQCRIMVKGTNHIFFDVSNSNFTITAGTGADNTAPSTPLNLTASGTTQTTTYLSWSASTDNVGVTGYNIYRGTTQIGTSTSTNYNVTGLSAATNYSFTVRAKDAAGNLSAQSNTASVTTLSSGGTGPTYCTSQGNSVADEYISRVQLNTINNSSNGGNGYTDFTSISTGLTKGNSYTITVTPTWTGSTYSEGYAVWIDYNQNGSFDDSGELVWSKAASTTTPVSGSFSVPATATNGATRMRVSMKYNGIPTSCETFSYGEVEDYTVNISGATADTTAPTAPTSLSASGTTQTTTNLSWNASTDNVGVTGYNVYQGATQIGTATTTSYNVTGLTAATTYSFTVRAKDAAGNISNSSNTVSVTTLPNASTGCTSTITSFPYNEGFESGLGAWTQSSSDDMDWTRDASGTPSSGTGPSSAAEGSYYMYIEASSPNYPSKVGILEGPCFNLSGLSNPTVSFQYHMYGAAMGTLKLEARANGSSTWTTIWTKSGDQGNAWQTATVSLASYSTVQLRFNNTTGTNYTGDATIDDISVSATVTNPNPVSYCTSQGNNTNDERISRVVYGSINNSSTGTAGYEDFTSVSTNVSRGSSQTITITPLWTGTVYSEGYAVWIDFNQDGDFTDAGEQVISIAATKSTPVSGNITIPTSASLGATRMRVSMKYNGIPTSCEAFSYGQVEDYTVNIQAGGKEIEDNSTITSTPEIRIYPNPAVDILNVTSVSENATFRVFNLMGQVVLNGKISNEMINVSNLQEGNYILEISNNDKITTKRFLKK; encoded by the coding sequence ATGAAACAAAAACTATTAGCTATTCTATTAATAGCTGTTACGAGTTTTTCGTTTGGACAAAATGGAGATTCATTTTGGCGAACGACCTCAAAAAAAAGCAACGCTAAAGTTGTAGCCAATAAAAACGTTATTGGTAATCCAAAACTTTTTGAATTAGACATTCAAAAACTTCAACAAAAATTGGTAAATCTACCTGAAAGGAATTCCAATTTAAAAACTTCTAAAACAATTATTTCATTTCCAAACGCAGAAGGTAAAATGGAAAATTTTCAAGTTTGGGAACAATCTAATATGGATCCAGACTTAGCCGCAAGATATCCAGAAATTAAATCGTATGTTGGTCAAGGAATTGAAAATCCTTCTGCTACAATTTATTTTAGTATTTCTCCACTTGGAATCCAAACAATGACTTTATATGGAGATAAAGAGGCTACATTTATTGAGCCTTATACAACAGATTTATCTTCTTATACAGTTTATAGAAAATCAGACAAAAGACAAGCTTTTACAAAATTTGATTGTTTAGTTGATGATAATTTATCAAGTCAAATTCCAACTGGGGCAAACTTAAGACCAAATGCAGACGATTCTAAGTTAAGAACATTCCGTTTAGCGATGTCGGTTACAGGAGAGTATACAGCTTATTTCGGAGGAACAAAAGCAAATGCTCTAGCGGCAATTAACAACACTATGACAAGAGTTAATGGTGTATTCGAAAAAGACTTTGGCGTACGTATGGTTTTAATTTCAAATACTGACGCTGTTATTTATACAAGCGCTTCATCTGATCCTTATTCTCCATCAAGTTCAATGTCTAATTGGAATTCTCAATTACAATCAACTTTAACATCTGTAATTGGTGAGTCTAACTATGATGTCGGACACCTTTTTGGAAGAGATGGTGGTGGTGGAAATGCTGGTTGTATTGGTTGCGTTTGCGTTAACGGTCAAAAAGGATCTGGATATACTTCACCAGCAGATGGCGTTCCACAAGGTGATAATTTTGATATAGATTATGTAGCCCATGAATTAGGACACCAATTTGGAGCAAACCATACTTTCTCTATGAGTAATGAAGGAACTGGAGCAAATATGGAACCTGGTTCTGGATCAACAATTATGGGATATGCTGGAATTACTTCTCAAGATATCCAAGCGCATTCAGATGCTTACTTTCACGCAGTTAGTATTCAACAAGTGACCAATAATATTAAAGGAAAAACTTGTCCAACGGTAACAAATACAGGAAATAGTGTTCCAACTGCAAATGCTGGTTCAAATTATACAATTCCAAAAAGCACTCCTTTCATGTTAACTGGTACAGGTACAGATGCAAATGGCGATGCTTTAACTTATGTTTGGGAACAATTTGACAATGCCTCAAGTTCACAAACTGGAGCAAGTTCAGCAGCTAGTGCAACAAAAACATCTGGACCAAACTTTAGATCATATTCTCCTTCTACATCACCTACAAGATATTTTCCACAAATGTCGAGAGTTTTGGCTGGTGCAACTACAACTTCAGGGTCTGAAATTACTGTAGAGGCATTATCATCTGTTGCAAGAACTTTAAACTTTAGATTTACGGTTCGTGATAATAGAGCTGGAGGTTCAGCAAATAATAGTGATGATATGGTAGTAACGGTAAACGGGACTGCTGGACCTTTTAGTGTAACCGCACCAAACACTTCAGTTTCTTACGTGGGCGGAAGCTCACAAACTGTTACTTGGAACGTTGCTGGAACAACAGCAAATGGAGTAAACTGTGCTAATGTTGATATCCTATTGTCTACAAATGGAGGTTCAACTTGGACAACAATTTTAGCTTCAACACCAAATGATGGTTCTCAAGCTGTAACAATTCCTAACACACCATCTTCTCAATGTAGAATAATGGTAAAAGGAACTAATCATATTTTCTTTGATGTTTCAAATTCAAACTTCACCATTACAGCTGGAACAGGTGCTGATAATACTGCACCTTCTACTCCACTTAATTTAACTGCGTCTGGAACAACACAAACAACTACATACTTATCTTGGTCTGCTTCAACAGACAATGTTGGTGTAACAGGATATAATATTTACAGAGGTACAACCCAAATTGGAACTTCAACTTCGACAAATTATAATGTTACTGGCTTATCGGCTGCTACAAATTATAGTTTTACTGTTAGAGCTAAAGATGCTGCTGGAAATTTATCAGCTCAAAGTAATACTGCATCAGTAACAACATTATCAAGTGGAGGAACCGGACCAACTTACTGTACATCTCAAGGAAATAGCGTTGCAGATGAATATATTAGCCGTGTTCAGTTAAACACAATTAATAATAGTTCTAATGGAGGAAATGGTTACACTGACTTTACAAGTATTTCAACAGGATTAACTAAAGGAAATTCATACACGATTACAGTAACACCAACATGGACAGGTTCAACTTATAGTGAAGGCTACGCTGTTTGGATTGATTATAATCAAAATGGCAGTTTCGATGATTCTGGTGAATTAGTATGGAGTAAGGCAGCTTCAACAACAACTCCAGTTAGCGGAAGTTTTTCTGTGCCAGCTACAGCTACAAATGGAGCTACAAGAATGCGTGTTTCTATGAAATATAACGGAATCCCAACCTCTTGTGAAACATTCTCATACGGAGAAGTTGAAGATTACACAGTAAATATTTCGGGTGCAACAGCAGACACAACTGCTCCAACTGCTCCAACAAGTTTATCAGCTTCAGGTACAACTCAAACCACAACAAATTTAAGTTGGAATGCTTCAACTGACAATGTGGGTGTAACAGGTTATAATGTTTACCAAGGCGCAACTCAAATTGGAACAGCTACAACTACATCTTACAATGTTACAGGTTTAACAGCAGCTACAACATATAGCTTTACGGTTAGAGCTAAAGATGCGGCTGGAAATATTTCAAATTCAAGTAATACAGTTTCAGTTACAACTTTACCAAATGCAAGTACAGGATGTACTTCTACAATAACTTCTTTCCCTTATAATGAAGGATTTGAAAGCGGCTTAGGTGCTTGGACGCAAAGTTCTTCTGATGATATGGATTGGACAAGAGATGCATCTGGAACGCCATCAAGTGGAACCGGACCATCTTCAGCGGCAGAAGGTTCATATTACATGTATATTGAAGCTTCAAGTCCTAACTATCCATCTAAAGTTGGTATTTTAGAAGGGCCTTGTTTCAACTTAAGCGGTTTATCTAATCCTACAGTTTCTTTCCAATACCACATGTATGGTGCTGCTATGGGAACTTTAAAATTAGAGGCGAGAGCTAATGGTTCTTCAACTTGGACAACAATTTGGACAAAATCTGGTGATCAAGGAAATGCTTGGCAAACAGCCACAGTTAGTTTAGCAAGTTATTCTACAGTTCAATTGCGTTTTAATAATACCACTGGAACAAACTATACTGGTGATGCAACTATAGATGATATTTCAGTAAGCGCTACAGTTACAAATCCTAATCCTGTTTCATATTGTACTTCTCAAGGAAATAATACAAATGATGAGAGAATCTCAAGAGTAGTTTACGGAAGTATTAATAATTCTTCAACTGGAACTGCTGGATATGAAGATTTTACTTCAGTTTCAACAAATGTATCAAGAGGAAGTTCTCAAACGATAACGATTACACCATTATGGACAGGAACTGTTTATAGCGAAGGATATGCAGTTTGGATTGACTTTAATCAAGATGGTGATTTTACTGATGCAGGTGAGCAAGTGATTTCAATTGCAGCAACTAAATCAACACCTGTAAGTGGAAATATTACAATTCCTACATCTGCAAGTTTAGGAGCTACAAGAATGCGTGTTTCTATGAAATATAATGGAATTCCTACTTCTTGTGAAGCTTTCTCTTACGGACAAGTTGAAGATTATACAGTAAATATTCAAGCTGGAGGTAAAGAAATTGAAGATAATTCAACAATTACTTCTACTCCAGAAATTAGAATTTATCCTAATCCTGCGGTTGATATTTTAAACGTAACTTCAGTTTCAGAAAATGCAACATTTAGAGTGTTCAACTTGATGGGACAAGTTGTTTTAAATGGAAAAATTTCAAACGAAATGATTAATGTAAGTAACTTACAAGAAGGAAATTACATTTTAGAAATTTCAAACAACGACAAAATAACAACAAAACGTTTCTTAAAAAAATAA
- a CDS encoding S9 family peptidase — MKKQFLLIVLIMAGLSASAQNIMTPELLWKLGRVSVLGISKDGKNIVYKVSTPSVEENKSHSKYYTISVNGGNATEIEKDKASTLVHDKNVSATGSILSNKEVKTEKVLGSDFYPELDKSQAQVYDNLDYRHWDTWNEGNHNHVFVTNNKGIEIDILANEPYDCPQKPFGGDEDYIWSPDGSKVIYVSKKKFGTEYAISTNTDLYEYDIASKTTKNLTEGNLGYDVAPQFSPNGDLSWLQMKRDGYEADKNDIIVHHKGMDINLTAAWDGTVDSFTWSKDGKKVYFLAPVDGTKQLFEVNFPGLTKIAVHVNQITKGQFDVNQIIGFNGNTILVTRSDMNHANEIFSYDLKKKSWNQITNINTETYSKLALPTVEKRMVKTTDGKDMLVWVILPPNFDKTKKYPTLLYCQGGPQGALSQFYSFRWNFQVMASQGYVVVAPNRRGMPGHGVKWNENISKDWGGQAIDDYLSAIDDVAKESYVDKSRLGAVGASYGGYSVFQLAGIHNNRFKSFIAHDGIFNLQSMYGTTEEVFFTNWDMGGAYWETENKAAQKTYKEFNPINLVNNWNTPILIVQGGKDYRVPIGQALEAFQAAQLKGIKSRLLYFPEENHWVLQPQNGIVWQREFFKWLKETL; from the coding sequence ATGAAAAAACAGTTTTTACTTATAGTATTGATTATGGCAGGACTTTCAGCTTCAGCTCAAAATATAATGACACCAGAGTTATTATGGAAATTAGGGCGCGTTTCGGTTTTAGGTATTTCTAAAGATGGAAAAAACATTGTTTACAAGGTAAGCACTCCTTCGGTTGAAGAAAATAAATCGCACTCGAAGTATTATACCATTTCAGTAAATGGCGGTAATGCAACTGAAATCGAAAAAGACAAAGCCTCAACTTTAGTTCACGATAAAAATGTAAGCGCTACGGGTTCCATTTTATCCAACAAAGAAGTAAAAACAGAAAAAGTTTTAGGAAGCGATTTCTATCCAGAATTAGATAAAAGTCAAGCACAAGTATATGATAATCTTGATTATCGTCATTGGGACACTTGGAATGAAGGCAATCATAACCACGTTTTTGTCACCAATAATAAAGGAATAGAAATTGATATTTTAGCTAACGAACCTTATGATTGTCCGCAAAAACCATTTGGCGGCGATGAAGATTATATTTGGTCTCCTGATGGTTCGAAAGTAATTTACGTTAGTAAAAAGAAATTCGGAACGGAATATGCAATTAGTACAAATACTGATTTATATGAATACGATATTGCTTCAAAAACAACCAAAAATCTAACTGAAGGTAATTTGGGTTACGATGTTGCACCACAATTTTCACCAAACGGAGATTTGTCATGGTTACAAATGAAACGCGATGGTTATGAAGCTGACAAAAACGATATCATTGTTCATCATAAAGGAATGGACATTAATTTAACTGCTGCTTGGGACGGAACTGTAGATAGTTTTACTTGGAGCAAAGACGGCAAAAAAGTATATTTCTTAGCACCAGTTGATGGAACCAAACAATTATTTGAAGTTAATTTTCCAGGTTTAACCAAAATTGCTGTTCATGTTAATCAAATTACAAAAGGACAATTTGATGTGAATCAAATTATTGGTTTCAACGGAAATACCATTTTAGTTACTCGTAGCGATATGAATCATGCAAACGAAATTTTTAGCTACGACTTAAAGAAAAAATCGTGGAATCAAATTACGAATATCAATACCGAAACCTATTCGAAATTAGCGTTGCCAACTGTTGAAAAGCGCATGGTAAAAACAACTGACGGAAAAGACATGTTGGTTTGGGTAATTCTACCCCCAAACTTCGATAAAACTAAAAAATATCCAACATTATTATATTGTCAAGGTGGTCCACAAGGAGCACTTTCACAATTCTATTCGTTCCGTTGGAATTTCCAAGTTATGGCATCACAAGGTTATGTTGTTGTAGCTCCAAATCGTAGAGGAATGCCTGGCCATGGTGTAAAATGGAATGAAAATATTAGTAAAGATTGGGGCGGACAAGCGATTGATGATTATTTAAGCGCTATAGACGATGTTGCTAAAGAATCGTATGTAGATAAATCGAGATTAGGGGCTGTTGGCGCAAGCTATGGTGGCTATTCGGTATTTCAGTTGGCTGGAATTCACAACAATCGTTTTAAATCATTTATTGCTCACGATGGAATTTTCAATTTGCAAAGCATGTATGGTACAACCGAAGAAGTTTTCTTTACCAATTGGGATATGGGTGGTGCTTATTGGGAAACTGAAAACAAAGCCGCACAAAAAACCTACAAAGAATTTAACCCAATTAACTTAGTAAACAATTGGAATACACCAATTCTTATTGTTCAAGGTGGAAAAGATTACCGCGTACCAATTGGACAAGCTTTAGAAGCTTTTCAAGCGGCACAACTAAAAGGGATTAAAAGTCGATTACTATATTTTCCAGAAGAAAACCATTGGGTTTTACAACCACAAAACGGAATCGTATGGCAACGTGAATTTTTTAAATGGTTGAAAGAGACTTTATAA
- a CDS encoding helix-turn-helix domain-containing protein, whose product MNIDKFNFKKLRLLRKFNGYTQEDFSNLLGISQSAYARLESGYTHSWESHLKRITELLNVSPDYFFTIDEPMNDRRISKYERELREKENLIQELRQHIKFLEGYKNKNLHFV is encoded by the coding sequence ATGAATATTGACAAATTTAATTTTAAAAAGCTAAGACTGTTACGAAAGTTTAACGGTTACACGCAAGAAGATTTTTCAAATCTACTCGGAATCTCTCAATCTGCTTATGCTAGATTAGAATCAGGCTATACGCATTCATGGGAATCGCATTTGAAAAGAATAACCGAATTGTTGAACGTAAGTCCAGATTACTTTTTTACTATTGATGAACCTATGAACGATAGAAGGATTAGTAAATATGAGCGAGAATTACGTGAAAAAGAGAACTTAATTCAGGAACTTAGACAACATATTAAATTTCTTGAAGGATATAAAAACAAAAACCTACACTTTGTTTAA